One window of Acuticoccus sediminis genomic DNA carries:
- a CDS encoding bifunctional allantoicase/(S)-ureidoglycine aminohydrolase — translation MTDFTYRAPDGGLPGQTELHTGRAVFTEAYAVIPRGVMRDIVTSRLPGWSATRLWVLARPLSGFAETFSQYIMEVAPGGGSEKPEPDPEAQAAIFVLSGSLRLTIGAERHTLAPGGFAYVPPGADWKVHNDGQEPVRFQWIRKRWQPAEGLGLPEPIVTSDAEQPLKPTSTPDDRWFATCFIDTDDLRYDMHVNIVTFEPGGVIPFEETHVMEHGLYVLEGKAVYRLNRDWVEVEAGDFMWLRAFCPQACYAGGPTRFRYLLYKDVNRHAPLGPVR, via the coding sequence GTGACCGACTTCACCTATCGCGCGCCCGACGGCGGGCTGCCGGGCCAGACCGAGCTGCACACCGGCCGGGCCGTCTTCACCGAAGCCTACGCCGTCATCCCCCGGGGCGTGATGCGCGATATCGTGACGAGCCGGCTGCCGGGCTGGAGCGCGACGCGCCTGTGGGTGCTGGCGCGGCCGCTGAGCGGCTTCGCGGAGACGTTCTCGCAATACATCATGGAGGTTGCACCCGGCGGCGGATCGGAGAAGCCGGAGCCCGATCCCGAGGCGCAGGCGGCGATCTTCGTCCTGTCCGGCAGCCTCCGGCTGACCATCGGCGCGGAGCGTCACACGCTGGCGCCGGGCGGCTTCGCCTACGTCCCGCCGGGCGCCGACTGGAAGGTCCACAACGACGGACAGGAGCCGGTGCGCTTCCAGTGGATCCGCAAGCGCTGGCAGCCGGCCGAGGGCCTCGGCCTGCCCGAGCCGATCGTCACCAGCGACGCCGAGCAGCCGCTGAAGCCGACATCGACGCCCGACGACCGCTGGTTCGCGACATGCTTCATCGACACGGACGACCTGCGCTACGACATGCACGTCAACATCGTCACCTTCGAGCCGGGCGGCGTCATCCCGTTCGAGGAGACGCACGTCATGGAGCATGGCCTCTACGTGCTCGAGGGGAAGGCCGTGTACCGGCTCAACCGCGACTGGGTGGAGGTCGAGGCCGGCGACTTCATGTGGCTGCGCGCCTTCTGCCCGCAGGCCTGCTACGCCGGCGGACCGACGCGTTTCCGCTACCTCCTCTACAAGGACGTGAACCGCCACGCCCCCCTCGGCCCCGTCCGCTGA
- a CDS encoding DctP family TRAP transporter solute-binding subunit, with protein MKAHLLAAVALVALTGAATAQEKTIRFAHDSNPDIYDNPNHACATVFANIVNTDTNGEITVELYPGGQIGTITEAVQMVRDGIVEMTNASTGSLAPYYANIDVLNLPFAFANNGATNEVFDGEFGRALKADMEEKLGDVVVLGYPDTGGLFAITNSKKEIATLEDMKGVRLRTMTLPSHQAIMNALGMEAYPLAFSEVYSGLQTGVIDGQMNPIPIIVTANLDEVQAYMTLTNHLYSPFTLLMNRSFYDELTDAQKDIVHYAAQSCVDASRGLSRIIEASDRGISGLKGQMTITALSPDDRQAMREVTGAAFDKHIEETLGPDAVALVDLLKAETEKANATRFMVDPE; from the coding sequence ATGAAAGCCCACCTGCTCGCGGCGGTCGCCCTCGTCGCGCTGACCGGCGCTGCGACGGCGCAAGAGAAGACCATCCGGTTCGCGCACGATTCCAATCCGGACATCTACGACAACCCGAACCACGCCTGCGCCACGGTGTTCGCCAACATCGTCAACACGGACACCAACGGGGAGATCACCGTCGAGCTCTATCCGGGCGGGCAGATCGGCACGATTACCGAGGCGGTGCAGATGGTGCGCGACGGCATCGTCGAGATGACCAACGCCTCCACCGGCTCGCTGGCGCCCTACTACGCCAACATCGACGTCCTGAACCTGCCGTTCGCGTTCGCCAACAACGGCGCGACCAACGAGGTGTTCGACGGCGAGTTCGGCCGCGCGCTGAAGGCCGACATGGAGGAGAAGCTCGGCGACGTCGTCGTGCTCGGCTACCCGGACACCGGCGGCCTCTTCGCGATCACGAACTCCAAGAAGGAGATCGCGACGCTCGAGGACATGAAGGGCGTCCGGCTGCGCACGATGACGCTCCCATCCCACCAGGCGATCATGAACGCGCTCGGCATGGAGGCGTACCCGCTCGCCTTCTCGGAGGTCTATTCCGGGCTGCAGACCGGGGTGATCGACGGCCAGATGAACCCGATCCCCATCATCGTGACCGCCAACCTCGACGAGGTGCAGGCGTACATGACGCTGACGAACCACCTCTATTCGCCGTTCACGCTGCTCATGAACAGGTCGTTCTACGACGAGCTGACCGACGCGCAGAAGGACATCGTCCACTACGCGGCGCAGTCGTGCGTCGACGCCTCGCGCGGGCTGTCGCGCATCATCGAGGCGTCGGACCGCGGCATCTCCGGCCTGAAGGGGCAGATGACGATCACCGCGCTGTCGCCCGACGACCGCCAGGCGATGCGCGAGGTGACCGGCGCGGCCTTCGACAAGCACATCGAGGAGACGCTCGGCCCGGACGCGGTCGCGCTCGTCGACCTCCTGAAGGCGGAGACCGAGAAGGCGAACGCCACGCGCTTCATGGTCGACCCGGAGTAA
- a CDS encoding acyltransferase family protein, producing the protein MADKERIAWLDVAKGTSILLVVTLHATHYLREYDLASYGFVQINNLFAPIRMPLFFAVSGLLGTRAVTRRWSELLTSRLVIFAYLFALWTFIRWAYFGNVQTNVLTPEEGSTYAELLVAWVRPNTGIWFIWALAIFFFLGKLLYRVRHLALPVFAVLAFLTFGHVIEIDAFSQRNLVWYAPFFLGGAWYGHHILRAVTERPLAVGILGGAVFAALSIAVASLEGLAFGAGRLVLSVAGLAVGAAVSIALAAFLPSRTALTYLGRNTLPIYVAHVMIVAALAAVLAVTTENVPLVRYWGVPFIVAVTVVLALGLKAAVDAAGLRWAYAPPVLPRRAAVAVGTA; encoded by the coding sequence ATGGCCGACAAGGAACGGATCGCGTGGCTCGACGTCGCCAAGGGCACGTCGATCCTGCTGGTCGTCACTCTCCACGCGACGCACTACCTGCGGGAATACGATCTCGCATCCTACGGTTTCGTGCAGATCAACAATCTGTTCGCCCCGATCCGGATGCCGCTGTTCTTCGCGGTGTCGGGGCTTCTGGGGACGCGCGCGGTCACGCGCCGCTGGTCGGAGCTGCTGACCAGCCGCCTCGTCATCTTCGCCTACCTCTTCGCGCTGTGGACGTTCATCCGCTGGGCCTACTTCGGCAACGTGCAGACCAACGTCCTGACGCCGGAGGAGGGCAGCACCTACGCCGAGCTGCTGGTCGCCTGGGTGCGGCCGAACACCGGGATCTGGTTCATCTGGGCGCTGGCGATCTTCTTCTTCCTGGGCAAGCTGCTCTACAGGGTGCGCCACCTCGCCCTCCCCGTCTTCGCCGTCCTCGCCTTCCTGACCTTCGGGCATGTGATCGAGATCGACGCGTTCTCGCAGCGCAACCTCGTCTGGTACGCACCGTTCTTCCTCGGCGGCGCCTGGTACGGGCACCACATCCTCCGCGCGGTGACGGAGCGGCCGCTGGCGGTGGGCATCCTCGGCGGGGCGGTGTTCGCGGCGCTCAGCATCGCGGTCGCCTCCCTCGAGGGGCTGGCCTTCGGGGCGGGGCGGCTCGTCCTGTCGGTCGCAGGACTCGCGGTCGGCGCGGCGGTGTCGATCGCGCTGGCGGCGTTCCTGCCGTCGCGGACCGCGCTGACGTACCTCGGGCGCAACACGCTGCCGATCTACGTGGCGCACGTCATGATCGTCGCCGCCCTCGCCGCCGTCCTCGCGGTCACGACGGAGAATGTGCCGCTGGTGCGCTACTGGGGGGTGCCGTTCATCGTGGCGGTGACCGTCGTCCTGGCACTCGGCCTCAAGGCGGCGGTGGACGCGGCCGGGCTCCGGTGGGCCTACGCCCCGCCCGTGCTGCCGAGGCGCGCGGCGGTCGCGGTCGGCACGGCCTGA
- a CDS encoding Lrp/AsnC family transcriptional regulator has product MSDLGETDRRLLALLKDNARLSLTELAHRLSLSRTTVKQRLERLVERGRIRKFTVMTDVDEAPGVRAIMMVELNGSMSRVVVEALRAIPDIASLHSTNGTWDLVAEIRTGTLGDFDRVLRQVREIPGVVNSETSLLLKPL; this is encoded by the coding sequence GTGAGCGATCTCGGCGAGACCGACCGGCGCCTCCTCGCGCTGCTGAAGGACAACGCGCGCCTCTCGCTCACCGAGCTGGCGCACCGCCTGTCCCTCTCGCGCACCACCGTGAAGCAGCGCCTCGAGCGGCTGGTGGAGCGCGGCCGGATCCGCAAGTTCACCGTCATGACGGACGTCGACGAGGCGCCGGGCGTTCGGGCGATCATGATGGTGGAGCTGAACGGCAGCATGTCGCGCGTCGTCGTCGAGGCGCTCCGCGCGATCCCGGACATCGCCTCGCTGCACTCCACGAACGGCACATGGGACCTCGTCGCCGAGATCCGCACCGGGACGCTGGGCGACTTCGACCGCGTCCTGCGCCAGGTGCGTGAGATCCCCGGCGTGGTGAACAGCGAGACGAGCCTCCTGCTCAAGCCGCTCTGA
- a CDS encoding HlyD family secretion protein, whose translation MLARATRHIATLFAVALGIAGVVAVLYAWKLPPFTSTMKVTEDAYVRGRVTTLAPQLAGQIAEVAVTDFQPVHAGDVLVRIDDDIYRQRLAQAEATLAERRAALAGNKQDRIVAEAKIRSADAGVASAEATLKVAEANLGRIDKLQSRGVATKREADEQGLARDQARATRDQAKAEADQARQNLAAIATNRRSLEAEVANAQASVRLAQIDLDNTVITAPVNGRLGEVSARVGQYVTSGTRLTTLVAEDIWVVANFKETQVGGMTPGLPVSFTVDALGDAELSGTIERFSPATGSEFSVLSSSNATGNFIKVAQRLPVRIAIDPGQPLAERLAPGMSVVARVDTAHPARSDVAGSAPRTVAAADAPLPNP comes from the coding sequence ATGCTCGCCCGCGCCACACGCCATATCGCAACGCTCTTCGCGGTCGCCCTCGGCATAGCCGGGGTGGTCGCGGTCCTCTACGCCTGGAAGCTGCCCCCGTTCACCTCGACCATGAAGGTGACGGAGGACGCCTACGTGAGGGGACGCGTGACGACCCTCGCGCCACAGCTCGCGGGGCAGATCGCAGAGGTCGCGGTCACCGACTTCCAGCCGGTGCACGCCGGCGACGTCCTGGTGCGCATCGACGACGACATCTACCGCCAGCGGCTCGCCCAGGCCGAGGCCACGCTCGCCGAGCGGCGCGCCGCCCTCGCCGGCAACAAGCAGGACCGCATCGTCGCCGAGGCGAAGATCCGCTCCGCCGACGCGGGCGTCGCCTCCGCCGAGGCGACGCTGAAGGTCGCCGAGGCCAACCTCGGCCGGATCGACAAGCTGCAGAGCCGCGGTGTCGCGACGAAACGCGAGGCCGACGAGCAGGGGCTCGCCCGCGACCAGGCCCGCGCCACGCGCGATCAGGCCAAGGCCGAGGCGGATCAGGCCCGGCAGAACCTCGCGGCGATCGCCACCAACCGCCGCTCGCTGGAGGCAGAGGTCGCCAACGCGCAGGCCTCCGTCAGGCTCGCGCAGATCGACCTCGACAACACCGTCATCACCGCGCCGGTCAACGGGCGCCTCGGCGAGGTGTCCGCGCGCGTCGGTCAGTACGTGACGAGCGGCACTCGCCTCACGACGCTGGTGGCGGAGGACATCTGGGTCGTCGCCAACTTCAAGGAGACGCAGGTCGGCGGAATGACGCCGGGTCTGCCGGTGAGCTTCACCGTCGACGCGCTCGGCGACGCCGAGCTGAGCGGGACGATCGAGCGCTTCTCGCCGGCGACCGGGTCGGAGTTCTCGGTCCTCTCCTCCAGCAACGCGACCGGCAACTTCATCAAGGTCGCCCAGCGCCTTCCGGTGCGCATCGCGATCGACCCGGGCCAGCCGCTGGCCGAGCGCCTCGCCCCCGGCATGTCCGTCGTCGCGCGGGTGGACACCGCGCATCCGGCGAGGAGCGACGTCGCCGGCTCCGCCCCCAGGACCGTCGCCGCGGCGGACGCGCCCCTGCCCAACCCCTGA
- a CDS encoding ornithine cyclodeaminase, which yields MTAPAPADLAPSRLAMVPFVSVANMLRLVAEVGVETVLTELADAMEEDFRRWPDFEKVPRIASHSAGGVIELMPASDGRLYGFKYVNGHPKNTRTGHQTVTAFGVLSDVETGYPLLLSEMTVLTALRTAAASALAARYLAPKGARTMAMIGNGAQCEFQALAFRTIVGIDTVRLYDVSPEATAKAARNLAARGLTVETCRSAEAAVEGAGIITTCTADKQRATILSDNMVGAGVHINAIGGDCPGKTELHPDILLRSSIFTEFTPQTRIEGELQSLPPDHPATELWEVITGAAPGRRDGAEITLFDSVGFAVEDFTALRYIHDRVEGSSHVEMLDLLADPDDPRDLFGMIVRAGASAAPRPPGQGGPAGHSGPAAAPGR from the coding sequence ATGACCGCGCCCGCCCCTGCCGATCTCGCCCCCTCCCGCCTCGCGATGGTGCCGTTCGTGAGCGTCGCCAACATGCTGCGCCTCGTCGCCGAGGTCGGTGTCGAGACGGTCCTGACCGAGCTGGCCGACGCCATGGAGGAGGACTTCAGGCGCTGGCCGGACTTCGAGAAGGTGCCGCGGATCGCGAGCCATTCGGCCGGCGGGGTGATCGAGCTGATGCCCGCCTCGGACGGGCGCCTCTACGGCTTCAAGTACGTGAACGGGCATCCGAAGAACACGCGCACGGGGCACCAGACGGTGACGGCCTTCGGCGTCCTGTCGGACGTCGAGACCGGCTACCCGCTGCTCCTCAGCGAGATGACGGTGCTGACGGCACTGCGGACGGCCGCAGCGTCCGCGCTCGCCGCCCGCTACCTCGCGCCGAAGGGCGCGCGGACCATGGCGATGATCGGCAACGGGGCGCAGTGCGAGTTTCAGGCGCTCGCCTTCCGCACCATCGTCGGCATCGACACCGTGCGGCTCTACGACGTCAGCCCCGAGGCGACGGCGAAAGCGGCCCGCAACCTCGCGGCCCGGGGGCTGACGGTGGAGACCTGCCGGTCCGCCGAGGCGGCGGTCGAGGGGGCCGGGATCATCACCACCTGCACCGCCGACAAGCAGCGCGCGACGATCCTCTCCGACAACATGGTCGGCGCCGGGGTGCACATCAACGCGATCGGCGGGGACTGTCCCGGCAAGACGGAGCTTCATCCCGACATCCTGCTCCGCTCCTCGATCTTCACCGAGTTCACGCCGCAGACGCGGATCGAGGGCGAGCTGCAGTCGCTGCCCCCGGACCATCCGGCGACCGAGCTGTGGGAGGTGATCACCGGGGCGGCGCCGGGGCGGCGCGACGGGGCGGAGATCACGCTCTTCGACAGCGTCGGCTTCGCGGTCGAGGACTTCACGGCTCTGCGGTACATCCATGATCGGGTCGAGGGGTCGTCGCATGTCGAGATGCTGGATCTTCTCGCCGACCCGGACGATCCGCGAGACCTGTTCGGCATGATCGTGCGGGCCGGCGCGTCCGCGGCGCCGAGGCCGCCGGGCCAGGGCGGCCCGGCCGGTCACTCCGGGCCTGCGGCCGCGCCGGGCCGATAA
- a CDS encoding MFS transporter — protein MHPLRAAGYFAASMVLALSQGFGQAVISANAQQLQGSFGATRAEVTWLVAAYLAPNVSLTLALVKIRAQYGLRNFAELSILGFLLASFLNYAAGDLHTAIAVRFMSGMAAAPMTTLAFLYMLEPLPPQRKMTVGLSLAMTLLFLGTPFTQLVSPHLLDVGLWHGLTALEVALAMIGFGLIYMLPLSSPPRERVIHSLDIISYLLIAIGMGAAAVVLTLGNLYWWLEAPWLGWLLALSVAVLALAASIELNRKDPLIDIRWLTSPPILHFSGALLLFRIVLAEQTSGAPGLFRALGLGNEQMQTMFVVVLAATLAGGITCAFLLKPNRVPAFHVVALLLIIAGALMDSGATSQTRPEQLYASQAMLGFASAIFLPPAALTGITSALAKGRQYLLSFIIVFLTTQKLGGVLGSAIFQTFVTLRNAFHVTRLSETLTMTDPAITERLSTLGGAYGSVLTDKAAMSAQGLSSLSGTVKTEASVLAYNDAFLAVAVLAAAALLALLIHVTSDWLRARAKARRELSAAAQAA, from the coding sequence ATGCACCCGCTGCGGGCGGCGGGCTATTTCGCCGCCTCCATGGTCCTCGCCCTGTCGCAGGGCTTCGGCCAGGCCGTCATTTCCGCGAATGCGCAACAGCTTCAGGGCAGCTTCGGCGCGACGCGGGCCGAGGTGACATGGCTCGTCGCCGCCTACCTCGCGCCCAACGTCTCGCTGACGCTCGCGCTCGTCAAAATCCGCGCGCAATACGGGCTGCGCAACTTCGCCGAGCTGTCGATCCTCGGCTTCCTGCTCGCCTCGTTCCTGAACTATGCGGCCGGCGACCTCCACACCGCGATCGCCGTGCGTTTCATGAGCGGCATGGCCGCCGCGCCCATGACGACGCTCGCCTTCCTCTACATGCTGGAGCCGCTGCCGCCGCAGCGGAAGATGACCGTCGGGCTCTCGCTGGCGATGACGCTCCTCTTCCTCGGCACGCCGTTCACGCAGCTCGTCTCGCCGCACCTCCTCGACGTCGGCCTCTGGCACGGCCTGACGGCGCTGGAGGTGGCGCTCGCGATGATCGGCTTCGGGCTCATCTACATGCTGCCGCTCTCCTCGCCCCCGCGCGAGAGGGTGATCCATTCGCTCGACATCATCAGCTACCTCCTGATCGCCATCGGGATGGGCGCGGCGGCCGTCGTCCTCACGCTCGGCAACCTCTACTGGTGGCTCGAGGCGCCGTGGCTCGGATGGCTCCTCGCCCTCTCCGTCGCCGTGCTCGCGCTGGCGGCGTCGATCGAGCTGAACCGCAAGGATCCGCTCATCGACATCCGCTGGCTGACGAGTCCGCCGATCCTCCATTTCTCAGGGGCGCTGCTGCTCTTCCGCATCGTGCTCGCGGAGCAGACGTCGGGCGCACCGGGCCTCTTCCGCGCACTCGGGCTCGGCAACGAGCAGATGCAGACGATGTTCGTCGTCGTCCTCGCGGCGACGCTGGCGGGCGGCATCACCTGCGCGTTCCTGCTGAAGCCGAACCGCGTTCCGGCCTTCCACGTGGTGGCGCTGCTCCTGATCATCGCCGGAGCGCTGATGGACAGCGGCGCGACCAGCCAGACGCGGCCGGAGCAGCTGTACGCCAGCCAGGCGATGCTGGGGTTCGCCTCAGCGATCTTCCTGCCCCCGGCCGCGCTCACCGGGATCACCAGCGCGCTCGCCAAGGGGCGGCAGTACCTGCTCTCGTTCATCATCGTCTTCCTGACGACGCAGAAGCTCGGCGGGGTGCTCGGCTCGGCGATCTTCCAGACCTTCGTCACGCTGCGCAACGCGTTCCACGTCACGCGCCTCTCGGAGACGCTGACGATGACGGATCCCGCCATCACCGAGCGCCTCTCCACGCTCGGCGGCGCCTACGGCTCGGTGCTGACCGACAAGGCCGCGATGAGCGCGCAGGGACTCTCCAGCCTCTCCGGCACCGTGAAGACCGAGGCGTCCGTCCTTGCCTACAACGACGCGTTCCTCGCCGTCGCCGTGCTCGCCGCCGCCGCGCTCCTCGCCCTCCTCATCCACGTCACGTCCGACTGGCTCCGCGCCCGCGCGAAGGCGCGGCGGGAACTGTCGGCCGCCGCCCAAGCTGCCTGA
- a CDS encoding IclR family transcriptional regulator gives MSMVIGKAIKLIDVVASGAYSLGDIAKLSGMSRSTTHRLLSTLVEHNYLYFDQKHYGLGFRLLELGEQKKRSLHFVDALHGILVRYAGITSDTIHLAILDGTDIVIVDRIAGTRQLQIDSFVGQRTPAVMTAVGKALIGQTDPDGWLDYLDVLPPGYPKSREAILRELDTARLENYAFDFDECSIGTCGVASTFPFNDTTRLACSINGATVYFEDDRLESLVPMALEMADELRRAGASSPAQAGAGSSRASPTR, from the coding sequence ATGAGCATGGTCATCGGCAAGGCGATCAAGTTGATCGACGTCGTTGCATCCGGAGCCTACAGTTTAGGCGACATTGCAAAATTATCGGGCATGTCCCGGAGCACGACCCACCGGCTTTTGTCGACGCTGGTCGAGCACAATTATCTCTACTTCGATCAGAAGCACTACGGCCTCGGCTTCCGCCTCCTCGAGCTCGGCGAACAGAAGAAGCGCAGCCTGCATTTCGTCGACGCGCTGCACGGCATCCTCGTGCGCTACGCCGGCATCACCAGCGACACGATCCACCTCGCGATCCTCGACGGGACCGACATCGTGATCGTCGACCGCATCGCCGGCACCCGCCAGCTTCAGATCGACTCGTTCGTCGGCCAGCGCACGCCCGCCGTGATGACCGCCGTCGGCAAGGCCCTCATCGGCCAGACCGATCCGGACGGCTGGCTCGACTACCTCGACGTCCTGCCGCCCGGCTATCCCAAGTCGCGCGAAGCGATCCTCCGCGAGCTCGACACCGCCCGGCTCGAGAACTACGCCTTCGACTTCGACGAGTGCAGCATCGGCACGTGCGGCGTCGCCTCCACCTTCCCGTTCAACGACACCACCCGTCTCGCCTGCAGCATCAACGGCGCCACCGTCTACTTCGAGGACGACCGGCTGGAGAGTCTGGTGCCGATGGCGCTCGAGATGGCGGACGAGCTGCGCCGTGCCGGCGCGTCGAGCCCGGCGCAGGCCGGCGCGGGATCGAGCCGCGCCAGCCCGACCCGGTAG
- a CDS encoding MarR family winged helix-turn-helix transcriptional regulator, which translates to MSQPDPESIVQQMVVVTRKVTNLFDSRVREAGFTLTRARAVILLARATEPPTQSELADAMEVERPTMARIIDGLERCGLVERRVMDGDRRVRRIVLTDAAESQAKAMLDLTHEVRRDVLDGVDPADIEATRRVLVRMLANMAA; encoded by the coding sequence ATGTCTCAGCCCGACCCCGAATCGATCGTCCAGCAAATGGTCGTCGTGACCCGCAAGGTGACGAATCTGTTCGATTCGCGGGTCCGCGAGGCCGGCTTCACGCTGACCCGGGCACGGGCGGTGATCCTCCTCGCCCGCGCGACCGAGCCGCCCACCCAGAGCGAGCTCGCCGACGCGATGGAGGTCGAGCGCCCCACCATGGCGCGCATCATCGACGGGCTCGAGCGGTGCGGTCTCGTCGAGCGCAGGGTGATGGACGGCGACCGCCGCGTGCGCCGGATCGTCCTCACCGACGCCGCCGAGAGCCAGGCCAAGGCCATGCTCGACCTCACCCACGAGGTCCGCCGCGACGTGCTCGACGGCGTGGACCCGGCCGATATCGAGGCCACCCGGCGCGTGCTCGTCAGGATGCTCGCGAACATGGCGGCCTGA